In Reichenbachiella agarivorans, one genomic interval encodes:
- a CDS encoding fibronectin type III domain-containing protein — MISKIYHIVLLFVLLNVPLFLWAQETQVIGIEAKAKVSQGRIYLRWAPENAVSWQLANKYGYTIERFRIMQNGRLVDSPERKVLLPYALKPSPLENWEPYSDDDYVGVAAQAIYGESFEVEEPSATEMMRVINASRELENRFSFALYAADMSIKAAELSGLFVSDQEVYAGEKYVYKIYVSSPVATHVSDTASIYIGLADEVPLPQPFDVKVAFEDQVSVISWNAQIHQKVYNTYWVERSDDGTSFKSITDVPIVSTYQRNPSERIYKGDSLSANGIRYYYRVIGVDAFGFEGPPSEIVDGTGLPVFKIAPTIASHEISETQEVTLYWKVPQVDLSLLHSFSISRESGSTGFNAPIANDLPAKTRQFTDSLPHSSNYYIVTAHDDYGRKIASFPYMVQLDDSIPPSRPVGLKGSISDLGIVSLTWDENTESDLRGYKVYKSNYADEDGFIELPGQMVTQALVEDSIALDNLTEKIYYRVKAFDKRQNPSEFSDIIELKKPDLIPPVSPVFTNIKNDSLGILVQWENSPSEDMELQLLYRRAADQSDWELVYTQQDGFTFYLDEESEHNTRYAYTLIAVDDDGLESLPAKPVTMLRKKLNPYPSITSLNHVVDQEKKTIVLSWSYNQDDVVKYRLYKSVGDSALQLYKELPVAQSVSNQFVDQYTGDSQLAYSLQAVFESGEMSVLSKKLNVEL; from the coding sequence TTGATTAGTAAAATATACCATATTGTCCTTTTGTTTGTCCTACTGAATGTACCCTTATTTCTTTGGGCACAGGAGACTCAAGTCATTGGTATAGAAGCCAAAGCTAAAGTCTCACAGGGTCGTATTTATCTCCGCTGGGCACCAGAGAATGCGGTTTCTTGGCAATTGGCCAACAAGTATGGTTATACCATCGAGCGGTTTAGGATCATGCAAAACGGTCGTTTGGTGGATTCACCAGAGCGCAAAGTATTGTTGCCTTATGCACTGAAACCATCCCCTTTGGAGAATTGGGAACCATACAGCGATGATGATTATGTAGGCGTAGCAGCACAGGCCATCTATGGTGAGTCATTTGAGGTAGAGGAACCCAGTGCGACGGAGATGATGCGGGTGATCAATGCCTCTCGTGAATTGGAAAATAGATTTTCTTTTGCACTCTATGCAGCTGACATGTCCATCAAAGCAGCTGAATTGTCTGGTTTGTTCGTCTCAGACCAAGAAGTGTATGCAGGCGAAAAATATGTTTATAAAATATATGTCAGTTCACCAGTAGCAACCCATGTATCTGATACTGCCTCCATCTATATCGGCTTGGCGGATGAAGTTCCTTTGCCGCAACCTTTTGATGTCAAGGTAGCGTTTGAAGACCAGGTATCGGTGATCAGTTGGAATGCCCAGATCCATCAGAAAGTCTACAATACCTACTGGGTGGAGAGATCAGATGATGGCACGAGTTTCAAATCCATCACAGATGTACCCATCGTGAGCACTTATCAACGAAATCCCAGTGAGCGAATCTACAAAGGGGACAGCCTCTCTGCCAACGGTATCAGGTACTACTACCGAGTCATAGGTGTAGATGCTTTTGGATTCGAGGGGCCTCCCTCAGAGATAGTGGATGGCACAGGCCTACCTGTATTTAAGATTGCGCCCACTATTGCTTCGCATGAGATCTCCGAGACACAAGAGGTCACCCTGTATTGGAAAGTACCACAGGTGGATCTGTCTCTTTTGCATTCCTTTAGCATCAGCAGAGAGAGTGGGAGTACGGGCTTCAATGCACCGATAGCGAATGATTTGCCTGCAAAGACCCGACAGTTTACAGATTCTTTGCCTCACAGCTCCAACTATTATATTGTCACGGCACATGATGATTATGGTCGAAAAATAGCATCCTTCCCCTACATGGTACAGCTCGATGACAGCATACCTCCATCTCGACCTGTTGGATTGAAAGGAAGTATCTCGGACTTGGGCATTGTTTCTTTGACTTGGGATGAAAATACCGAAAGTGACCTCAGAGGCTACAAAGTGTACAAATCCAACTATGCAGATGAGGATGGATTCATTGAGTTGCCAGGTCAGATGGTGACTCAGGCGCTGGTTGAGGACAGCATTGCTCTCGACAACCTGACCGAAAAAATATACTACCGCGTCAAGGCCTTTGACAAGCGACAGAATCCATCCGAGTTTTCTGACATCATAGAGCTCAAAAAGCCAGATTTGATCCCTCCCGTCTCCCCTGTATTCACCAACATCAAAAATGATTCTCTGGGCATCTTGGTGCAGTGGGAAAATAGTCCTAGTGAGGATATGGAACTACAGCTGCTCTACCGTCGAGCGGCAGATCAGTCTGACTGGGAGCTGGTGTATACCCAGCAGGACGGGTTTACATTCTACTTAGATGAGGAGAGCGAGCACAATACTCGCTATGCCTATACCCTGATCGCAGTGGATGATGATGGCTTAGAGTCACTGCCTGCCAAACCTGTGACCATGCTGCGCAAGAAACTCAATCCCTATCCATCGATCACTAGTCTGAACCATGTGGTAGATCAAGAGAAGAAAACAATAGTACTGAGCTGGTCTTATAACCAGGATGACGTAGTGAAATACAGATTGTATAAATCTGTAGGAGACAGTGCGCTGCAGTTGTACAAAGAGTTACCCGTAGCTCAGAGTGTGAGCAATCAATTTGTAGATCAATACACTGGGGATAGCCAATTGGCATATAGCCTGCAAGCAGTGTTTGAGTCAGGTGAAATGTCTGTTTTATCAAAAAAACTTAATGTGGAATTGTGA